A single genomic interval of Lentimicrobium saccharophilum harbors:
- a CDS encoding GNAT family N-acetyltransferase, protein MKNICLRPFERRDFARLIAWIDNEQLLYQFAGPVFQYPLNNFQLEQYLAESSRFPYVVMDCISGKPLGHAEIYRLSATRGKLCRLLIADPGQRGRGLGQELVGELVRICREEFGFHQIELNVYDWNLPAIHCYEKAGFVRNPLKSSILSKSGETWRSVNMTLAFRDQAEGQ, encoded by the coding sequence ATGAAAAATATTTGCCTCAGGCCTTTCGAAAGGCGTGATTTTGCAAGGCTGATCGCGTGGATCGACAACGAACAGCTGTTGTATCAGTTTGCCGGTCCTGTTTTTCAATATCCCCTGAATAACTTTCAGCTTGAGCAATACCTTGCTGAGAGCAGCAGGTTCCCTTATGTAGTAATGGACTGCATTTCAGGCAAACCGCTCGGGCATGCCGAGATTTATCGTCTTTCAGCTACCCGCGGAAAGCTATGCCGTCTTTTAATCGCGGACCCCGGACAACGCGGAAGGGGACTCGGCCAGGAACTTGTCGGAGAGTTGGTACGTATCTGCCGGGAGGAGTTCGGATTTCATCAAATAGAACTGAATGTTTATGATTGGAACCTCCCGGCCATTCATTGTTACGAAAAGGCAGGCTTCGTCCGTAACCCGCTGAAATCGTCAATACTCAGCAAAAGCGGTGAAACCTGGCGGTCCGTAAATATGACACTGGC
- a CDS encoding TonB-dependent receptor, with the protein MKIKTINLSLFLLQWTAIFAQSDATLFGHVVDETGTHIPFVNLVIKDSRIGTATDITGHYMMNNIPPGTHTLMIQHVGHKTKEMEFTISKRESKEFDITLETVTVALEQVVISGSLKEQSLRDSPVKIEVLGAAFLRKTPSNNLMQSIGMINGVQQVTACGVCGTNEIRINGLEGSNTAVLIDGMPIMGALASVYGLNGIPNALIERVEVIKGASSTLYGSEAIGGIINIITSSAETAPRFFFNTNWSNLGDRNADIGFSPFRGRKFDALFSGSIHTMERFTDLNKDNFADKVIISPSVSLFNKWSFQRPAGKTASFAVKFYHENRAGGTQEFLGAYNFKPDSKVRGSDSLYGETIFTNRYELTGSYSLPGSAGLRLDISQSGHWHDSWYGTTFYKGEQHISFANLIWLTNAGERHSITSGFTARYQVYDDNTPVTASGRDKQFIPGIFVQDDIRINTKTNLLAGARLDHHNRHGLVFSPRLSAKYELSGNTIFRINSGTGFRTVNIFTEDHAALSGFREVVISENLKPEQSWNVSISLNQTINRLVGRWVVLDADLFYTRFSNKILADYDTDTEKIIYRNLPDGDYAVSRGVAVSANGRINGFFTWSAGFTWQDVFAVSNTGSEKTGKEAQPLSPEFTGNWLLSWDARKIRTTVDLTGTFTGKMLLPTVDPEVVNDDRLSKPYSLINLLVNYNLNQSVRVYVGINNILDWRQNRNPVINWQSPFSDDFDAANVYGPLYGRTVMMGIRLLM; encoded by the coding sequence ATGAAAATTAAGACAATCAACTTATCCCTGTTTTTACTGCAATGGACAGCAATTTTTGCCCAGTCAGATGCCACGCTATTCGGACATGTTGTGGATGAAACCGGCACGCATATCCCGTTTGTCAACCTCGTCATAAAAGACTCCCGAATCGGTACAGCCACTGATATTACGGGGCATTACATGATGAATAACATTCCTCCCGGAACTCACACCCTTATGATTCAGCACGTCGGGCACAAAACCAAAGAAATGGAATTTACCATTTCGAAGCGGGAAAGCAAAGAGTTTGACATTACTCTTGAGACAGTTACCGTCGCCCTGGAACAGGTAGTGATCAGCGGCAGCCTGAAGGAACAGTCGCTGCGCGATTCACCGGTAAAAATTGAAGTCCTTGGAGCCGCTTTCCTCCGGAAAACCCCATCCAACAACCTGATGCAGTCCATTGGCATGATCAATGGGGTACAGCAGGTAACTGCCTGCGGGGTATGCGGCACCAACGAGATTCGCATCAACGGGCTCGAAGGTTCCAACACAGCGGTGCTGATTGACGGCATGCCCATCATGGGAGCGCTGGCATCGGTCTACGGGCTGAACGGCATCCCCAACGCCCTGATTGAACGGGTTGAAGTAATCAAAGGAGCCTCCTCAACACTTTACGGTTCCGAAGCCATTGGCGGCATCATCAATATCATCACCAGCAGCGCGGAAACGGCACCCAGATTTTTTTTCAATACCAACTGGAGTAACCTCGGCGACCGGAATGCCGATATCGGGTTCTCGCCCTTTCGCGGACGAAAATTTGACGCCCTTTTCAGTGGAAGCATCCATACAATGGAACGCTTTACCGATCTTAATAAAGACAACTTTGCCGACAAAGTCATCATCAGCCCTTCCGTATCGCTCTTCAACAAATGGAGTTTTCAGCGGCCTGCCGGAAAAACTGCCTCATTTGCCGTAAAATTCTACCATGAAAACAGGGCTGGCGGAACTCAGGAATTTCTGGGTGCATATAATTTCAAACCTGACAGTAAAGTCCGGGGAAGTGACAGCCTTTACGGCGAGACCATTTTCACAAACCGTTATGAACTGACGGGATCATACAGTCTTCCGGGAAGTGCCGGTTTGCGGCTGGATATTTCGCAGAGCGGACACTGGCATGACAGCTGGTATGGAACAACCTTTTACAAGGGCGAGCAACACATCAGTTTTGCAAACCTCATCTGGTTGACCAATGCCGGGGAGAGACATAGTATTACTTCAGGATTTACCGCCCGTTACCAGGTTTATGACGACAACACACCGGTAACCGCCTCCGGCAGAGACAAACAGTTTATACCGGGCATCTTTGTGCAGGATGATATCAGGATCAACACAAAGACAAATCTGCTGGCCGGAGCACGTTTGGATCATCACAACAGGCACGGACTGGTCTTTTCACCACGGCTCAGCGCTAAATATGAACTTTCCGGGAATACGATATTCAGGATAAACAGCGGCACCGGTTTCCGCACGGTGAATATATTTACCGAAGACCATGCCGCCCTTTCAGGATTCCGTGAGGTCGTGATCAGCGAAAACCTTAAACCGGAGCAATCCTGGAATGTCTCGATCAGTCTGAATCAGACAATCAATCGCCTGGTAGGGCGCTGGGTTGTGCTGGATGCCGACCTGTTCTACACCCGCTTCAGCAATAAAATCCTGGCTGACTATGATACTGATACGGAGAAAATCATTTACCGCAACCTTCCCGACGGTGATTATGCCGTAAGCCGCGGGGTGGCTGTTTCAGCCAATGGGAGAATCAACGGATTTTTTACCTGGTCAGCCGGATTTACCTGGCAGGATGTGTTTGCGGTGAGCAATACCGGATCAGAAAAAACCGGAAAAGAAGCCCAGCCGTTAAGTCCTGAATTCACAGGCAACTGGTTGTTGAGCTGGGATGCCAGGAAAATCAGAACCACCGTGGACCTGACCGGAACTTTTACCGGAAAAATGCTGTTACCGACAGTTGATCCTGAAGTGGTGAACGATGATCGCCTGTCAAAACCATACAGCCTCATCAACTTACTGGTAAATTACAACCTCAACCAGAGTGTAAGGGTTTATGTAGGGATAAATAATATTCTCGACTGGCGGCAGAACCGCAATCCGGTCATCAACTGGCAGTCTCCGTTTTCGGATGACTTCGATGCCGCCAATGTATACGGGCCGCTTTATGGCAGAACCGTCATGATGGGGATAAGATTGCTGATGTAG
- the acs gene encoding acetate--CoA ligase has product MEKPSNTLKKIYHPSKEVKKRANVKDYEPLYQESISNREDFWAKEAKRLEWFRKWDKVLDASNHPFYEWFQGGRINIVHNALDRHQKNATRNKLAIIWEGEPGDLRTFSYHALHREVSRFANVLKSMGARPGEVITIYMPQIPETVIAMLACAKIGAIHSVVYGGFSVEALAERIEDANSRILVTADGGFRRGKAVGLKSIANEAMKRSPTIEVCITVKRTGEECYMENDRDFWYHDLMSMPLACSDCATVETDAEDPLFILYTSGTTGKPKGLVHTHGGYAVYTASTFRYVFDIKPEDRFWCAADPGWVTGHSYMVYGPLINGATMMMYEGAPNHPYPNRWWQMIEKYGINILYTSPTAIRGLMRFGPSWADRHNLSSLRLLGSVGEPINPEAWKWYYEVIGKGRCPIMDTWWQTETGGHMITPLPVIPLKPGSATKPFFGNEMAIVDDRGNEVKTGEEGNLVIKNPWPGMARTILGDPDRFVEKYWEKYSEQKWYLAGDSARKDEDGYYWIIGRIDDVIKVSGYRLGSAEIESALVSHPAVTEAAAIALPDELRGNIIHTTVVLRQGVEAGDKLSEELKAHVEHEIGPIARPAFVVFTDALPKTRSGKIMRRVLKARALGQDTGDLSTLEE; this is encoded by the coding sequence ATGGAAAAGCCCAGCAATACCCTCAAAAAGATTTACCATCCCTCGAAGGAAGTAAAAAAAAGAGCAAATGTAAAGGACTATGAACCCCTGTATCAGGAATCGATCAGCAACCGGGAAGATTTCTGGGCAAAAGAGGCCAAACGGCTGGAATGGTTCAGGAAGTGGGACAAAGTCCTTGATGCATCCAATCACCCTTTTTATGAGTGGTTTCAGGGTGGGCGCATCAACATCGTACACAACGCGCTCGACCGGCACCAGAAAAACGCCACCCGCAATAAATTGGCCATAATCTGGGAGGGGGAGCCGGGCGATCTGCGCACTTTCTCCTATCACGCGCTCCACCGGGAAGTTTCGCGGTTTGCCAATGTCCTTAAATCTATGGGAGCCAGGCCGGGTGAAGTGATTACCATTTACATGCCGCAAATTCCTGAAACAGTTATAGCCATGCTGGCCTGTGCCAAAATCGGCGCCATTCACAGCGTGGTTTACGGAGGATTCAGCGTGGAAGCGCTGGCTGAGCGTATCGAAGACGCCAACAGCCGCATACTGGTTACTGCCGACGGAGGATTCAGACGCGGAAAAGCTGTCGGGCTGAAGAGCATCGCCAATGAAGCGATGAAACGATCACCGACCATCGAAGTCTGCATTACCGTGAAACGTACCGGTGAAGAATGCTATATGGAGAATGACCGTGATTTCTGGTATCACGACCTGATGTCGATGCCGCTGGCTTGTTCCGATTGCGCTACGGTGGAAACCGATGCTGAAGACCCGTTGTTTATACTCTATACTTCCGGCACTACCGGGAAACCCAAAGGCCTGGTCCACACCCACGGGGGATACGCGGTATATACCGCATCCACATTCAGGTATGTTTTCGACATAAAACCGGAGGATCGCTTCTGGTGTGCTGCCGATCCCGGCTGGGTGACCGGACACAGCTACATGGTTTACGGCCCGCTTATCAACGGGGCCACCATGATGATGTACGAAGGCGCCCCTAACCACCCTTACCCTAACCGTTGGTGGCAGATGATTGAAAAATACGGCATCAACATATTATACACCTCACCTACCGCCATTCGCGGCCTTATGCGTTTTGGTCCATCGTGGGCCGACCGGCACAACCTGAGTTCTCTGCGGCTGCTTGGATCCGTAGGTGAACCCATCAACCCCGAAGCCTGGAAATGGTATTACGAGGTAATCGGCAAAGGCCGGTGCCCCATTATGGACACCTGGTGGCAGACGGAAACCGGTGGTCATATGATCACCCCGCTTCCCGTGATACCGCTGAAACCGGGATCTGCCACCAAACCCTTCTTCGGCAACGAAATGGCCATAGTGGACGACAGGGGCAATGAAGTAAAAACCGGGGAAGAAGGCAACCTAGTCATCAAAAACCCATGGCCGGGAATGGCCCGGACCATTCTGGGCGATCCGGATCGTTTTGTGGAAAAATACTGGGAAAAATATAGTGAACAGAAATGGTATCTGGCAGGCGATTCGGCAAGAAAGGATGAAGACGGATATTACTGGATTATCGGAAGGATTGACGATGTAATCAAGGTAAGCGGCTACCGTTTGGGATCCGCCGAAATTGAAAGCGCCCTGGTAAGCCATCCGGCAGTGACCGAAGCTGCAGCCATCGCGCTGCCCGATGAATTGCGCGGCAATATCATTCACACTACCGTGGTCCTGCGACAGGGAGTGGAAGCCGGTGATAAACTGTCAGAAGAACTTAAAGCTCATGTTGAGCACGAAATCGGCCCCATTGCCCGTCCGGCATTTGTCGTGTTTACGGATGCCCTGCCTAAAACAAGAAGCGGAAAAATTATGCGCCGCGTGCTGAAAGCCAGGGCGCTAGGACAGGATACCGGCGACTTAAGTACCCTGGAAGAGTAG
- the mbhE gene encoding hydrogen gas-evolving membrane-bound hydrogenase subunit E: MNGILVYLLILLIAALLSPVIIQRGGRHAAWLLGLISAAGFAMFLTYAPLTSAGEELSLTINWLPELYLNFSLYLDGLSLFFALLITGMGALVLVFAGKYMQPYPLRHRFFFLILLFEFAMLALVISGNLFTMFIFWELTSVSSFLLVGFSHEKPEARNAALQALLITVAGGLAMMAGFIILGQAAGTLEIPLLLKSGDIIRNHPHYLPALLLILAGAFTKSAQFPFHFWLPGAMQAPSPVSAFLHSATMVKAGIYLLMRLSPVMGGTPEWKYILTITGAITMLLGGYFAYSQTDFKKVLAYTTISALGILVLMLGIDTDISIKAAIIFLLVHALYKGALFMIAGLIDKSAGSRDLRKLGGLFRVMPVAAVAAIISLLSMAGLPPMIGFIGKELIYEAKIGLPDIGNFLLLAGVLTNVIMVAISLALIFNLFLGPLKYPGEKPNRPALALRIGPMILAFISLIFGLFPSTVAGLLLRPAITSIRPGIDTLKLALWHGFNEVLLVSFITVAAGVALFLLYRKVNPALTRFNNEVITFRFADAFNKGLDFFLSLTKKKTALVQSGYQRYYLIAIFIMTSALAWYQITYTWNEPAFTIISPPGIYELLIVALIVASTLFATLARSRLAAILSLGTTGYGIALLFIIYGAIDVAITMILAETLVLVLFMAVIYHLPKFTNFSSKMTRLRDAVIALSAGGFMTGLVLKAGQINLNPKISEFYNENALSMAHGKNTVNVILVDFRALDTLGEITVLVIAAIGVTALLKLITKKGSAT; the protein is encoded by the coding sequence ATGAACGGGATTCTGGTTTATTTGCTGATATTGCTTATTGCTGCATTATTGTCGCCCGTCATAATTCAAAGGGGTGGCAGGCATGCTGCATGGCTGCTCGGGCTGATCTCGGCAGCTGGCTTTGCCATGTTTCTCACTTATGCACCTCTTACCTCTGCAGGTGAAGAACTTTCCCTGACCATCAACTGGTTGCCGGAACTTTATCTTAATTTCTCGCTCTACCTCGACGGGCTTTCGCTGTTTTTTGCCCTGCTCATCACAGGCATGGGAGCGCTGGTGCTGGTATTTGCCGGCAAATATATGCAGCCCTATCCGCTCAGGCACCGGTTCTTCTTCCTGATTCTGCTGTTTGAATTTGCCATGCTGGCGTTGGTAATTTCGGGCAACCTGTTTACCATGTTTATTTTCTGGGAACTCACCAGTGTAAGCTCATTTCTTCTGGTGGGATTCAGCCATGAGAAACCCGAAGCCCGCAACGCTGCCCTTCAGGCATTGCTTATAACCGTTGCCGGCGGTCTGGCGATGATGGCAGGCTTTATCATACTGGGGCAGGCAGCCGGGACACTTGAAATCCCCCTCCTGCTGAAATCAGGAGATATCATCCGCAATCACCCGCACTACCTTCCGGCCCTGCTGCTCATCCTGGCAGGCGCTTTCACCAAATCAGCACAATTCCCTTTCCATTTCTGGCTTCCCGGGGCCATGCAGGCCCCTTCGCCGGTAAGCGCGTTTCTGCATTCTGCTACCATGGTCAAGGCAGGCATTTATCTGCTGATGCGCCTGAGCCCGGTTATGGGCGGCACCCCTGAATGGAAATATATTCTTACCATTACCGGAGCCATAACTATGCTGCTGGGTGGATATTTCGCCTATTCGCAGACCGACTTCAAAAAAGTGCTTGCCTACACTACCATCAGCGCGTTGGGAATTCTGGTGCTGATGCTGGGAATTGATACGGACATCTCGATCAAGGCAGCCATCATATTCCTGCTTGTACATGCCCTTTATAAAGGCGCTCTCTTTATGATTGCCGGGCTGATCGACAAATCTGCCGGCTCGCGCGATCTGCGGAAACTTGGCGGGTTGTTCAGGGTAATGCCAGTAGCCGCTGTTGCGGCCATTATAAGCCTGCTGAGTATGGCCGGGCTTCCGCCCATGATCGGATTCATAGGTAAAGAACTGATTTATGAAGCGAAAATCGGATTGCCTGACATCGGCAATTTCCTGCTGCTGGCCGGTGTGCTTACCAATGTGATTATGGTCGCCATCTCCCTGGCCCTGATTTTTAACCTTTTTCTCGGTCCGCTGAAATACCCCGGGGAAAAACCTAATCGTCCTGCACTGGCGCTCAGGATAGGACCAATGATCCTGGCGTTCATCAGCCTGATCTTCGGGCTGTTTCCATCAACCGTAGCCGGCCTGCTTCTCCGGCCGGCCATCACATCCATCAGGCCGGGCATCGACACCCTCAAGCTGGCATTGTGGCACGGCTTTAATGAAGTCCTGCTTGTGAGTTTTATCACCGTTGCTGCCGGCGTTGCCCTTTTCCTGCTTTACCGGAAGGTAAATCCCGCCCTCACCCGCTTCAACAACGAGGTAATTACGTTCAGATTTGCCGATGCATTCAACAAAGGGCTCGATTTCTTCCTTTCACTGACCAAAAAGAAAACCGCCCTGGTGCAAAGCGGCTATCAGCGCTATTATCTTATTGCCATCTTCATCATGACCTCTGCACTGGCCTGGTATCAGATAACTTATACCTGGAATGAACCAGCGTTTACGATAATTTCCCCGCCGGGCATTTATGAATTACTGATCGTTGCCCTGATTGTTGCATCAACCTTGTTTGCCACCCTGGCCAGATCGCGGCTGGCGGCCATTCTTTCGCTCGGAACAACCGGCTATGGCATTGCCTTGCTTTTCATTATTTACGGCGCAATCGACGTGGCTATTACCATGATACTTGCCGAAACGCTGGTGCTTGTTTTATTTATGGCGGTAATCTACCACCTGCCGAAATTCACCAACTTTTCTTCAAAAATGACGCGCCTGCGCGATGCAGTTATTGCATTATCTGCAGGGGGATTTATGACAGGTCTGGTACTGAAGGCCGGACAGATAAACCTTAATCCCAAAATATCGGAATTCTATAACGAAAATGCCCTTTCGATGGCACATGGCAAAAACACCGTCAACGTCATACTGGTTGACTTCAGGGCGCTGGATACGCTCGGTGAAATTACCGTACTTGTGATCGCTGCCATCGGTGTTACCGCATTATTGAAACTCATAACAAAGAAAGGGAGCGCAACATGA
- a CDS encoding Na+/H+ antiporter subunit B, whose product MRSHLLQMAASRILPVTMILSLLVFYRGHNDPGGGFIGGLMAAAGFVFYALAFDTREAEKKLRVSPMMLIASGLSVAFISTLPALFAGNPFFTGEWISISLPFSAKLKLGTPMLFDFGVYLTVWGIMLTVIFNIMEE is encoded by the coding sequence ATGAGGTCACATCTGCTGCAAATGGCGGCTTCCAGGATACTTCCCGTCACAATGATTCTGTCCCTTCTGGTATTTTACCGCGGGCACAACGATCCCGGGGGAGGTTTTATCGGAGGATTGATGGCCGCAGCCGGATTTGTATTTTATGCCCTGGCTTTCGATACCCGGGAAGCAGAGAAAAAACTCAGGGTCAGCCCGATGATGCTGATTGCTTCCGGCCTCTCCGTTGCCTTTATCAGTACCCTTCCGGCTCTCTTTGCGGGCAACCCCTTCTTTACAGGTGAATGGATCAGCATCAGCTTACCCTTCTCAGCAAAACTGAAACTGGGAACACCCATGCTCTTTGATTTCGGCGTTTACCTTACAGTATGGGGGATTATGCTCACCGTCATTTTTAACATTATGGAGGAATAA
- a CDS encoding Na(+)/H(+) antiporter subunit C, with protein sequence METILAFVIGLLFAAGVYLLLRRSIVKLILGIMLLSHSINLLIFTAGGLHKGNPQFSDTVMEAGLSNSTDPLPQALILTAIVIGFGITAFFLALMYRFYQVTGTEDLDELKEGDTK encoded by the coding sequence GTGGAAACCATACTCGCATTTGTAATCGGACTATTGTTTGCAGCAGGGGTTTACCTGTTGCTCCGCAGAAGTATCGTAAAGCTGATTCTGGGCATTATGCTGCTCAGTCATTCCATCAACCTGTTGATTTTTACGGCCGGTGGTTTACACAAGGGCAACCCCCAGTTTAGCGACACGGTTATGGAAGCAGGCCTCAGCAATTCTACCGATCCCCTTCCCCAGGCGCTGATCTTAACGGCCATAGTGATCGGCTTTGGGATTACCGCTTTCTTTCTGGCACTCATGTACCGCTTTTATCAGGTTACAGGAACCGAAGACCTTGACGAACTAAAAGAAGGAGACACCAAATGA
- a CDS encoding Na+/H+ antiporter subunit D: protein MILPALPVLFPLITIIFLLINFQRREWQPWISLTGSLLQLMLAIFILIRVKHEGILVLHTGNWLAPFGITLVMDAFSSIMILLAGIIAVSISIYSFEAIDRQRQSFFYFPMVHGLLMGVNGAFVTGDIFNLYVWFEVMLMASFVLITLGGEKKQLRGAVKYVTLNLVSSLLFLAGIGLLYGKTGTLNMADLALKLSIADNNILINTSAVLFFVAFSIKSAVFPFFFWLPASYHTPPVAITALFAGLLTKVGVYAMIRFYTLFFVQDKLFWHPLFLWIGGFTMVVGVLTAASQYDMRKILSFHIISQIGYMIMGLGIFTVAGVAGAIFYMAHNIIAKTNTFLVAGLINRVTGSYDLKSIGGLYKVRPWLAILFIIPAFGLAGIPPLSGFFGKLILISAGFSAGEYVISFVALAVGLFTLFSMVKIWNEAFWKARPENSDPFKGENGKLPVSMVLPVAFLGLLTLTMGFAVRPILDFAMDASMQLLNPGPYIEAVLGNNYLSQ from the coding sequence ATGATATTACCCGCATTACCGGTACTCTTTCCGCTGATTACCATTATTTTCCTGCTGATCAATTTCCAGCGGAGAGAATGGCAGCCTTGGATCAGCCTTACCGGATCGCTGCTGCAACTGATGCTGGCTATTTTCATCCTGATCAGGGTAAAACATGAAGGCATTCTGGTATTGCATACAGGAAACTGGCTGGCCCCTTTCGGCATTACCCTTGTCATGGATGCCTTCAGTTCCATTATGATCCTGCTCGCCGGCATCATCGCGGTAAGCATCAGCATCTATTCTTTTGAGGCCATCGACAGGCAACGGCAGTCTTTCTTCTATTTTCCGATGGTTCACGGCCTGCTGATGGGCGTGAACGGAGCTTTTGTCACCGGCGATATTTTCAATCTTTACGTCTGGTTCGAAGTTATGCTGATGGCCTCCTTTGTACTGATTACCCTTGGCGGTGAGAAAAAACAACTGAGGGGCGCCGTAAAATATGTAACGCTAAACCTGGTTTCTTCCCTGCTTTTCCTTGCCGGGATAGGGTTGCTCTATGGCAAAACAGGCACCCTCAACATGGCCGACCTTGCCCTGAAACTTTCAATCGCCGATAACAATATCCTGATCAACACCTCGGCCGTGCTGTTTTTCGTCGCCTTCTCAATAAAATCAGCTGTATTTCCGTTTTTCTTCTGGCTTCCGGCATCCTACCACACCCCGCCGGTCGCCATCACCGCCCTGTTTGCCGGATTGCTCACCAAAGTCGGGGTATATGCCATGATCCGTTTCTATACCCTGTTTTTTGTGCAGGACAAACTTTTCTGGCATCCGCTTTTCCTGTGGATCGGCGGATTCACCATGGTGGTTGGCGTACTGACAGCCGCCTCGCAGTACGATATGCGCAAAATCCTTTCATTCCATATCATCAGCCAGATCGGATACATGATTATGGGCCTGGGCATCTTTACCGTGGCCGGCGTTGCAGGCGCCATTTTTTATATGGCCCACAACATCATCGCCAAAACCAATACTTTCCTGGTAGCCGGACTGATTAACCGCGTTACCGGCAGTTACGACCTCAAATCCATAGGCGGATTATACAAAGTCAGGCCCTGGCTTGCAATTCTGTTTATTATTCCGGCATTCGGACTTGCCGGCATTCCTCCCCTTTCAGGATTTTTCGGAAAGCTGATCCTGATATCGGCAGGTTTCAGCGCCGGCGAATATGTCATTTCATTTGTGGCACTGGCCGTTGGCCTCTTCACCCTCTTTTCTATGGTAAAAATCTGGAATGAAGCCTTCTGGAAAGCCAGGCCTGAAAACAGTGACCCATTTAAAGGTGAAAACGGGAAATTGCCTGTCTCCATGGTGTTACCCGTTGCGTTTCTGGGATTGCTTACACTGACAATGGGATTTGCCGTCAGGCCAATACTGGATTTTGCAATGGATGCATCCATGCAACTGCTCAACCCCGGGCCCTACATCGAAGCTGTGCTGGGAAACAATTACCTGAGTCAATAA
- a CDS encoding Na+/H+ antiporter subunit E: protein MPKIIENTIDFFIFLLFYLKEMVIANLVLARDILSPVMKISPGIVKVPIAAKSDSQVLILFNLITMTPGSLCMDISDDKKNIYVHGMYVKNRNAFEKEIKEGIEKKVLEVFE, encoded by the coding sequence ATGCCGAAAATCATCGAAAATACAATTGACTTCTTCATCTTCCTGCTTTTTTACCTGAAGGAAATGGTGATAGCCAACCTTGTACTTGCCCGCGACATTCTAAGCCCTGTAATGAAAATCAGTCCGGGTATTGTGAAAGTCCCCATTGCCGCCAAAAGTGACAGTCAGGTACTAATCCTTTTTAACCTGATTACCATGACACCCGGAAGTCTGTGCATGGACATCAGCGACGACAAGAAGAACATCTATGTGCACGGCATGTATGTTAAAAACCGCAATGCATTTGAAAAAGAAATAAAAGAAGGCATTGAGAAAAAAGTACTGGAGGTATTCGAATGA
- a CDS encoding monovalent cation/H+ antiporter complex subunit F gives MANQLPDWVTLTSLVILALAMLLALIGLFRGPSLPDRIVALDLIASLSIGFTIVFAVSSGNYRYLDIAAIVALVIFIGTVAYASYLKKKYYD, from the coding sequence ATGGCAAATCAACTTCCTGATTGGGTAACCCTGACAAGCCTTGTAATTCTTGCGCTGGCTATGCTGCTGGCGCTGATCGGCCTCTTCAGGGGGCCATCCCTGCCCGACCGAATTGTGGCCCTTGATCTGATTGCCTCGCTCAGCATAGGATTTACCATAGTTTTTGCGGTGTCTTCCGGAAATTACCGGTATCTTGATATTGCTGCAATTGTAGCTCTGGTCATCTTTATCGGAACAGTGGCCTATGCCTCTTACCTTAAAAAAAAGTATTATGATTAA
- the mnhG gene encoding monovalent cation/H(+) antiporter subunit G: MIKVILISVLLIAGSLFSLLAAIGVLRFPDIYTRMHAATKAPAFGILLLQTAAAIYFSTFYTVAISLMVIVFIFLTAPVASHAISRVAHLLGTPKWDKTVTDELENDPDVSIPEKISGSRAKQS, from the coding sequence ATGATTAAGGTCATTCTCATCTCGGTTTTGCTTATCGCCGGCTCACTGTTTTCCTTGCTGGCGGCCATCGGAGTACTCAGGTTTCCGGATATTTATACACGCATGCACGCAGCCACCAAGGCTCCTGCCTTTGGGATCCTTTTACTGCAAACGGCCGCCGCCATCTATTTCTCAACCTTTTACACAGTTGCCATCAGCCTGATGGTAATTGTGTTCATATTCCTTACCGCCCCGGTTGCCTCCCATGCAATAAGCAGGGTGGCGCATCTCCTCGGCACACCCAAATGGGATAAGACCGTAACCGACGAGCTTGAAAATGACCCTGATGTGTCAATTCCTGAAAAAATAAGCGGAAGCCGGGCAAAACAATCGTAA
- a CDS encoding cation transporter, which yields MKKFLAVFTAGLLFMACNQTNQSEKANLDVAAIKTIELHVTGMTCEGCENTVMKAVNELEGVTESMASYTEELTVVSYDTTLTNTEAITAAIEKVGYTVEGPATKQVLVE from the coding sequence ATGAAAAAATTTCTTGCGGTTTTCACTGCCGGCCTGTTGTTCATGGCCTGCAACCAGACCAATCAATCCGAAAAAGCCAACTTAGATGTGGCCGCCATCAAAACCATTGAGCTGCATGTTACCGGCATGACCTGCGAAGGCTGCGAAAACACGGTGATGAAAGCCGTAAACGAGCTCGAAGGCGTAACCGAATCCATGGCTTCATACACCGAAGAACTGACCGTTGTGAGCTATGACACTACGCTCACCAACACTGAGGCAATAACAGCGGCTATAGAAAAGGTCGGATATACGGTAGAAGGCCCGGCGACAAAACAAGTGTTGGTGGAATAA